The DNA segment CAAACTGTTCAGGCAAACATGTCTGCAGCAATGACCTGCGAATTCCAGCAGAGATGATACCCGGAATCCATGTTTCCGTTCGGGGAGGCCTGGATAGAGCTCTGGACACACTCATCGAACTTAACCTTCCCTGCGGTCAGATATTCACATCAAACCAGCGGCAGTGGAAGGGGCACCACATCACAGAAAAAGAGATCGAGAGGTTCGGCAGCACTTCAATTACAGTTATATCACACACCTCATACCTCATCAATCTCGCCACAACGGACAGTAGAGTTGAGAAACTCTCGATTACTGCCCTTGAAGCCGAGTTGGAAAGAATGCATTCGCTCAGGATAAAATGGGGTGTATTACACCCGGGATCACATCTTGGCACGGGTGATGATAAAGGAATCAGCAAAATATCTTCACTTGTAAAAAAAATCCTTCGCAACTCACCGGAAGATACCGGGATTCTTTATGAGAATACCGCCGGACAGGGAACCACTGTAGGACATTCCTTCTGCCAGCTTGCGCAGCTGCTTGAACTTACCGGATTGGATGATAGAACCGGGATCTGTTTTGACACATGTCACGCCTTTGCGGCAGGCTATGACCTTTCTTCAAAGAAAGCAGTTTCAGAAACAATGACGAGTTTCGATGAAAAGGTGGGCATCGACAGGATCAGAGTTTTTCATCTTAACGATTCAAAGGGGGCTTGCGGGAGCCACAGGGATCGTCATGCGGATATCGGAGAAGGTCTGATAGGCCTGGAATCCCTCCGGAGCCTTGCGTCAATGCCGGAATTCAAAGAAATTCCCGGAATTTCTGAAACGCCTGGTTCGGACAAAGACAGGGCTGAAGGCATAAAGCTAATAATTCTGTGAAAACAGAGTTACTATATATTTTAATTAGCAATATCGGATCATAAGAGCATTAATGCGCTTATACATCTCGAAATAGTCAGTATATTGACGCATATCATTATACAAAATGATAATATTTAAACGCTTGTCTAGTGCATATTACTATTATTAATAATATCATAATATAATTAACAGTTATTTCTGGAAAGCATCATGCTTACTATTTGAATATAGTTGTACTGTTATTCTGAAACAGATTCTTCGTATCGATGATTCGGGAGGAACAGGTTAAGTGTGCCTGAAATGAAAATAGCGGTAACAGCGGATATTCACCTTTCGGGTGGTGAAGAACATATTGAGCGGTACAATGCCCTGAACAGTATCCTTAACGACCTTACAGAAAAGAAGATCAATACTCTTGTAGTAGCTGGCGATCTTTTCGATAAGGATTGTGCCAGCTATTCGCGTTTTGAAAAGATCTGTATGAATTACCCGAAGATCAGCATTCATGTAATTCCGGGCAATCACGATCCCGATATTTCGCAGAGCGTTATCGTTGGTGAGAACATCAGAATATACGATTCGCCTGTACTGGAAGAATTTGCCGGGCTGAATATTGTCTTCATACCCTATTCAGCAACATCCGGAATGGGTGAATGTCTTGAGAATATCAGTATGGAA comes from the Candidatus Aegiribacteria sp. genome and includes:
- a CDS encoding deoxyribonuclease IV codes for the protein MIPGIHVSVRGGLDRALDTLIELNLPCGQIFTSNQRQWKGHHITEKEIERFGSTSITVISHTSYLINLATTDSRVEKLSITALEAELERMHSLRIKWGVLHPGSHLGTGDDKGISKISSLVKKILRNSPEDTGILYENTAGQGTTVGHSFCQLAQLLELTGLDDRTGICFDTCHAFAAGYDLSSKKAVSETMTSFDEKVGIDRIRVFHLNDSKGACGSHRDRHADIGEGLIGLESLRSLASMPEFKEIPGISETPGSDKDRAEGIKLIIL